Proteins encoded in a region of the Deltaproteobacteria bacterium genome:
- a CDS encoding CDC48 family AAA ATPase, protein MNTEKPRGKSGTIVLKVAEAGSKDVGRGIVRLDPADFEKIGVEVGDVVSLTGKRETVAKVLPAYMEDRGQGFIRLDGIARENAQVGIDEKVTVGWCDFQPAQKIVVAPLTLMRSYDARYIGSLLEGLPLMEGDLVRARLIGSRTQDFKVVSTRPAGVVMIHPKTAMEIEQKKEPGEGRSRISYEDIGGLGKEIRRIREMIELPLKYPQVFERLGIDPPKGVLLHGPPGCGKTLIARAVANETDAFFRTISGPEIMNKFYGQSEANLRKIFEEASARAPSIIFLDEIDAIAPKREEMGGEKQVEKRVVAQLLALLDGLSSRGQVIVIGATNIPNVLDPALRRPGRFDREIEIGIPDMNGRLAVLDIHTRGMPLAEDVDLRRLAEMTHGFVGADLEALSREAAMATLRKIFPRIDFELEEIPYDTLMQLQVCMDDFREAFKEVEPSAIREVFTEVPDVKWEDVGGLEEAKRVLKETIEWPLKYGDLFKQAGTSPSKGILLYGPPGSGKTLLAKAVASESEVNFISVKGPELMSKWVGESEKGVREIFKKAKQASPCIIFFDEIDSVVPRRGSDAASHVADRVISQFLTELDGIEELKGIVVLAATNRLDIIDQALLRAGRFDFHLEIPVPDKDARLEILKVHSRGKPLAGDVDLVGLADALEGLVGADLESICRKAAMRAIREFIESGKDDYSDLKISDRHFQEALKEGR, encoded by the coding sequence ATGAATACTGAAAAACCGAGAGGGAAAAGTGGAACGATCGTATTAAAGGTCGCCGAGGCCGGCTCAAAGGATGTGGGCCGAGGCATTGTGCGGCTGGACCCTGCCGATTTCGAGAAGATCGGCGTTGAAGTGGGCGATGTGGTTTCACTGACGGGAAAAAGGGAAACCGTGGCCAAGGTCCTGCCCGCTTATATGGAAGACCGGGGCCAGGGATTTATCCGCCTGGACGGCATTGCCAGGGAAAACGCGCAGGTGGGGATCGATGAAAAGGTCACGGTCGGCTGGTGCGACTTTCAACCGGCGCAGAAAATCGTCGTTGCTCCCCTCACGCTGATGCGATCCTACGATGCCCGGTATATCGGCAGCCTGTTGGAGGGGCTTCCCCTGATGGAAGGGGACCTGGTGCGGGCAAGACTGATCGGTTCCCGCACACAGGATTTCAAGGTGGTCTCCACAAGACCTGCCGGGGTGGTGATGATCCATCCCAAAACCGCCATGGAGATCGAGCAGAAGAAAGAGCCGGGGGAGGGGAGGAGTCGAATCTCTTATGAGGATATCGGCGGCCTCGGAAAAGAGATCCGCAGGATCAGGGAGATGATCGAACTCCCTCTGAAATATCCCCAGGTCTTTGAACGCCTGGGCATTGATCCTCCCAAGGGAGTATTGCTGCACGGGCCGCCGGGGTGCGGCAAGACCCTCATTGCCCGGGCTGTGGCCAATGAGACCGATGCCTTTTTCCGGACCATCAGCGGACCGGAGATTATGAATAAATTCTACGGACAGAGCGAGGCCAACCTCAGGAAGATTTTCGAGGAGGCCTCGGCCCGGGCCCCGAGCATTATTTTTCTGGATGAAATCGACGCGATTGCGCCCAAGCGGGAGGAGATGGGGGGCGAAAAGCAGGTGGAAAAGCGAGTGGTGGCCCAGCTCCTGGCTCTCCTTGACGGCCTTTCCTCCAGGGGCCAGGTCATCGTGATTGGCGCCACCAATATCCCCAATGTCCTGGATCCTGCACTGAGGAGACCGGGCCGTTTTGACCGGGAGATCGAGATTGGCATCCCCGACATGAACGGCCGTCTGGCCGTCCTGGATATTCATACCCGGGGGATGCCCCTGGCCGAAGATGTGGACCTGAGGCGTCTTGCCGAAATGACCCACGGCTTTGTGGGGGCCGACCTAGAGGCCCTTTCCAGGGAGGCGGCCATGGCCACCCTGCGAAAGATATTTCCCCGGATCGATTTTGAACTGGAAGAGATCCCATATGATACGTTGATGCAACTGCAGGTCTGCATGGATGACTTCAGGGAGGCCTTCAAAGAGGTGGAACCTTCTGCCATTCGGGAGGTGTTTACCGAGGTCCCGGATGTCAAGTGGGAAGATGTGGGGGGGCTGGAGGAGGCAAAGCGCGTGCTCAAGGAGACCATTGAGTGGCCCCTGAAATACGGCGACCTGTTCAAACAGGCCGGAACCAGCCCGTCTAAGGGGATACTGCTCTACGGTCCCCCTGGGTCCGGGAAGACGCTCCTGGCCAAGGCCGTGGCCTCGGAATCCGAGGTCAATTTCATTTCTGTCAAAGGGCCCGAACTCATGTCCAAATGGGTGGGAGAGAGTGAGAAAGGGGTCCGGGAGATCTTCAAGAAGGCCAAACAAGCATCGCCCTGCATCATCTTTTTCGACGAAATCGACAGCGTGGTGCCCAGACGGGGTTCGGATGCGGCATCTCATGTGGCAGACCGGGTCATCAGCCAGTTCTTGACCGAACTGGACGGGATTGAGGAGCTGAAGGGGATCGTGGTTCTGGCAGCCACAAACCGGCTGGACATCATTGACCAGGCACTGCTTCGGGCCGGAAGATTTGATTTCCATCTTGAAATCCCTGTGCCGGACAAAGATGCCAGACTCGAGATCCTCAAGGTCCATTCACGGGGGAAGCCCCTGGCCGGGGACGTGGATCTGGTCGGGCTTGCCGACGCCCTGGAGGGTCTTGTGGGCGCAGATCTGGAGTCCATTTGCCGGAAGGCAGCCATGAGGGCCATCCGGGAATTCATAGAAAGTGGAAAGGATGATTATTCTGATTTGAAGATTTCAGACCGCCATTTTCAGGAGGCGTTGAAGGAGGGGCGTTAA
- a CDS encoding GvpL/GvpF family gas vesicle protein, with protein sequence MTKEGKYVYCIIEGNEGRNFGPIGIGKRGDVVSTIGFKDISAVISSSPVSKYVIDPENLVAHEKVIEEVMKDYTVLPLRFCTIANSAEEIRTFLRRRYGEFKGMLRDLDNKVEMGLKARWTHMKGIFDEIARNDPGVREGKKRAEGHAGDPDSDEKIALGKAVKAALARKKEVEEEKILNKFKRVALDLRRNDPVGDDMFLSAVFLIDRTREKQFDFLVEDLAKIYKDTADFKVVGPAPPFNFVNIEMKLV encoded by the coding sequence ATGACCAAAGAGGGAAAATATGTGTACTGCATCATAGAGGGGAATGAAGGGCGTAACTTCGGACCCATCGGCATCGGAAAAAGGGGGGATGTTGTCTCCACTATCGGATTCAAAGACATCAGTGCAGTCATCAGCAGCTCGCCGGTAAGCAAATATGTGATAGACCCCGAGAACCTCGTGGCCCATGAAAAGGTCATCGAAGAGGTGATGAAGGACTATACGGTGTTGCCCCTCAGGTTTTGTACGATCGCAAACAGCGCCGAAGAGATCCGAACCTTTCTGAGGAGGCGATACGGCGAATTCAAAGGAATGCTCCGGGATTTGGACAACAAGGTGGAGATGGGCCTCAAGGCCAGGTGGACTCACATGAAGGGGATTTTTGATGAAATTGCCAGAAACGACCCGGGTGTGAGGGAGGGAAAGAAAAGGGCTGAAGGCCATGCCGGTGACCCGGACAGCGATGAAAAGATCGCCCTTGGGAAGGCGGTCAAGGCGGCCCTGGCCAGGAAAAAGGAAGTGGAAGAAGAAAAGATCTTAAACAAATTTAAGCGGGTGGCCCTGGATCTCCGCAGGAACGATCCCGTGGGCGACGATATGTTCCTCAGCGCGGTATTCCTCATCGACCGGACACGTGAAAAACAGTTCGACTTTCTCGTGGAAGACCTGGCCAAGATCTACAAAGACACGGCCGATTTCAAGGTGGTGGGACCCGCGCCCCCCTTCAACTTCGTCAATATCGAGATGAAACTGGTTTGA